GTGTCGAGCGGTTTGACCTGCCGGTAGCCGAACAGTCCTCGATTCGCGTCCACCGCGCTCATGAGTTGTAAAGCGAGGTTGCGGAAGGTGAAGAACGGAACGATCCCGACCAGCAGGAAGACCGGGAAATCGATGCCCGGCAACATGTGTCGACGCACTGCGCCGAAGACCAGCATCAGGAAAACCAAGTGGGCCAGGGGCTCCGCAAGAACCCAGAAGATGCCCAGCCAACGACCGCCAAAACGGCCCTTGGACTCCCGGACGAACAAGGCAAACAGAACAGCCCGCTGTACTTGCAGCGGAGTGCGTCTGGACAGCCGGCTCTCCTGCGGCTCGGTCATGCTGCCCCCTTTGGCCAAGATGCGGGCACGCTCGCCTGGGTCGGTCGAGCGCCTCCATGAGCCGGCATGCTCTTGTGCTGCCAACAGGGGCCACGCGCCTCCATGACACCACGGCGCAAGCGCCGACCAGGCGGAGTCGTGGAGCGGCCGGAAAGCAACGCCTCACTGGAGCCGCTCGGCATCAGATGGGACGATATCCCATCAACTGACATCTTTGCCATTGCTGTCTGGAAGCCCCTGTCGCCAACGCCGTTTCCGGCCTTTTTTCACGAACAGTGCCCGCAGACGGTCCCTCTAGAATGCTTCAGCCGTCTAATTCAATTCGTATCAAACCATGACAGTCGCGGGCCTGCGCTGACTGTCCGTAGCTGAAGTCATGCCCACTACCTCGCCCCTCGCCCAATCCTTCGTCCAGTTCTCTGTCGAGTCCGGCGTGCTCCGCTTCGGCGAGTTCAAGACCAAGGCAGGGCGGCTGTCGCCCTATTTCTTCAACGCCGGCCTGTTCAACGACGGCGCGAAGCTCGGCCGCCTGGCGGAGTTCTACGCCCGTCGCCTGCTCGACGCCGGCCTGCAGTTCGACATGCTGTTTGGCCCGGCCTACAAGGGCATCACCCTGGCAGCCGCCGTCTCCATCGAGCTGGCCCGCCTCGGCAAGAACGTGCCTTACGCCTACAACCGCAAGGAAGCCAAGGACCACGGCGAAGGCGGCACGCTGGTCGGTGCCCCGGTGGCAGGAAAGGTGCTGATCATCGACGACGTGATCTCCGCCGGCACCTCGGTGCGCGAATCCATCACCATGATCCAGGCCGCAGGCGCCACGCCCTGCGGCGTCGCCATCGCGCTCGACCGACAGGAAAAGGCGACGGAAAACGGCAACGATGCCCCATATTCGGCAGT
This genomic stretch from Eleftheria terrae harbors:
- the pyrE gene encoding orotate phosphoribosyltransferase — protein: MPTTSPLAQSFVQFSVESGVLRFGEFKTKAGRLSPYFFNAGLFNDGAKLGRLAEFYARRLLDAGLQFDMLFGPAYKGITLAAAVSIELARLGKNVPYAYNRKEAKDHGEGGTLVGAPVAGKVLIIDDVISAGTSVRESITMIQAAGATPCGVAIALDRQEKATENGNDAPYSAVQQVEQQLGLRVCAIATLTDLLQYLQSNADPQLGTHFASVAAYRDRYGV